Proteins encoded together in one Balaenoptera musculus isolate JJ_BM4_2016_0621 chromosome 6, mBalMus1.pri.v3, whole genome shotgun sequence window:
- the LOC118896482 gene encoding N-alpha-acetyltransferase 50-like, whose amino-acid sequence MKGRIELGDVTPHNIKQLKRLNQVIFPVSYNDKFYKDVLEVGELAKLAYFNDIAVGAVCCRVDHSQNQKRLYIMTLGCLAPYRRLGIGTKMLNHVLNICEKDGTFDNIYLHVQISNESAIDFYRKFGFEIIETKKNYYKRIEPADAHVLQKNLKVPSGQNADVQKTDN is encoded by the coding sequence ATGAAAGGCCGGATCGAGCTGGGAGATGTGACACCACACAATATTAAGCAGTTGAAGAGATTAAACCAGGTGATCTTCCCAGTCAGCTACAATGACAAGTTCTATAAGGATGTGCTGGAGGTTGGCGAGCTAGCAAAACTTGCCTATTTCAATGATATTGCAGTAGGTGCAGTATGCTGTAGGGTGGATCATTCACAGAATCAGAAGAGACTTTACATCATGACACTAGGATGTCTGGCACCATACCGAAGGCTAGGAATAGGAACTAAAATGTTAAATCATGTCTTAAACATCTGTGAAAAAGATGGCACTTTTGACAACATCTATCTGCATGTCCAGATCAGCAATGAGTCTGCAATTGACTTCTACAGAAAGTTTGGCTTTGAGATTATTGAGACAAAGAAGAACTACTATAAGAGAATAGAGCCCGCTGATGCTCATGTGCTGCAGAAAAACCTCAAAGTCCCTTCTGGCCAGAATGCAGATGTGCAAAAGACAGACAACTGA